The following are encoded in a window of Thermoproteota archaeon genomic DNA:
- a CDS encoding response regulator has product MKFKEGFFRILIVDDSLSMRQLLHKLIDMNDITPYVFDAKNGKEALTKFQKILPDLVLLDLQMPEMDGITTLRLMKKMDPSVKVMMMSLSGSKNDTQDAIKYGACDFLLKPFDRNEFAFKVIKNLREKANEDKITELQNTTEMLDEKFSKMSKMIKK; this is encoded by the coding sequence ATGAAGTTTAAGGAAGGGTTTTTTAGAATTTTGATAGTGGATGATAGTCTTTCAATGCGGCAACTGCTTCACAAATTAATAGATATGAACGATATTACTCCCTATGTTTTTGATGCAAAAAATGGCAAAGAAGCATTAACTAAATTCCAGAAAATTCTACCAGATCTAGTTCTACTTGATTTACAAATGCCTGAGATGGATGGAATCACGACATTAAGACTAATGAAAAAAATGGATCCATCCGTTAAAGTAATGATGATGAGTCTGTCTGGTTCTAAAAATGATACACAGGATGCGATAAAATACGGGGCATGTGATTTTCTTCTAAAGCCATTTGATAGAAACGAATTTGCATTCAAAGTAATAAAAAATCTAAGAGAAAAGGCAAACGAGGACAAAATAACTGAATTACAAAATACCACCGAAATGTTAGATGAAAAATTTTCCAAAATGTCTAAAATGATAAAAAAATAA